The following is a genomic window from Ignavibacteria bacterium.
CGAATTTCCCGTCGGGAGCTCCGGGAGTGCCGCTGGTTACAGTATGCTGGTAAGGGTCCTCGTTAGTCCATGTAACCGTAGTGCCGGCCGCAACTGTAATATTTGCCGGAGAAAATGCCATACTTTTCATTACCACCTGTGAAGTATTAGTACCGCCTCCGGAATTGCCGCCTCCCGGGGTGCCCGTCTGCGGGGCGGGGCTTGTGCTGTAATCGTTCTTGCTGCATCCGCCAACAGCGGCCAGGCTAAGGATAACAAAGGCAGCCAAAAGGCGGGCTTTATTCTTCATGAAATTACTTTTTATTAAACTCATATTCTCTGCTCTTCCTTTCTTTTATTGATTTCCGGTGCCCTGGTGTTCAGTTTTGAATTGCTTTAACACCCTCTCTGCGCTTTCTTATTGGATAACGGAGAAAGGAAAAGGTTACAGAGAGGGGGGGAATATATTTTTACTAAATCCGGCATTGCAAAGACTTCAGGTAAAGCTTTTGTTTTTACGGCATATCTATTATTTTAAACCCTCAAGAAAATCATTCCTATCCTATTGAAAACCAAGGAGTTGTCTATGTCGTTAAAGGCATCTGTTGTCTTTTTATTGGTCCTATTGTCATCTCACTGTTTTGCAGAGAATATCAAAAGCAAGTCCCTCGTTGATAATGCCTGGAAGGCATGGCAGAAAAATGATCATGAGCTGGTCAGGGAAAGCTTTCTTAATGCAATTAAAGAAGACCCCAAGAACACCCACGCATACTGGGGCCTTGCTTTTATGTACTCGCTTGAAGGCAAACATCAGAATGCCTGGGAAACATTTAAAAAAGCTCTTGAAATTGAACCCTCACCATTTCCTTATTTATACCCCATAATGTACTCCAGCTCTGTTTACGGAAAGGAACTGGCAAACCCTGAGATAGTGGAATGGTACAAAAAACTCATAGAAAATCCCGATCCTATGGGAATCCTTAAGGCAATGGCCTATGAAAGGCTGGGCAAGTACTATGTTTCCAAAAGGAATTTTGAGGAATCGGAAAAGTATTTTAAAGGGATTAATTCAATAAACGACTGGATGCTTATAGGGCCTTTTGACAACATATCCGCTTCGGGCTACGACAAGGCTTACGCTCCTGAGAACGAATATGCGCCAGGGAAAACTTATTCCGGGCAGAACGGAGTTCCCGCAAAGTGGATCAAGCTTCCGATGGCAAGAAGGGACCGCTGGATAGATTTTACGCGTTTTTATTCGCAGTCGAACGCGGTTTTTTACGGTAACACATTTATTTATTCGCCCAAAAAGCAGAGGGTGCAGCTAAGGATAGGCACCTCGGGATTTCTGCGCGCCTTCTTAAATGACGCTCTGGCAATTGACATTTTTGAAGAACGCAACAACGACCTCGACACGTACATTGCGGAAGTGGATCTTCAGGAGGGGTGGAACAGGCTTCTTGTCAAGTGCGGCTCGGCCGAAATAACAAGCTGCAACTTTCTTGTCCGCATTACCGATGATAAGGGTGCAAGTGTAGACGGCCTGAAGTATTCTTCTGAAGAGCAATCGTACAGCAGAACAAACTCCGCTAATGCTAAAATGGTATCCAATTTTGCAGAAGATTTCTTCAGCGAAAAAGTAAAAACAGATCCTGAAGAGCCGGAGAACTATATGTTTCTTGCCGAGTCGTATCTGAGGAACGATAAGTCGGTTGAGGCTGAAATGGTGCTTAAAGAGGCCATAAGGAAATTTCCCGACTGCATGCTGTTCTACCACAAGATAACTGAAGCCTACTTAAGAGGTAAAAAGAACGACGAAATGGAAACAGCTTACGAGAAAATATTCTCGACTGATAAGTACATTCCTGATGTGCTGGTTTATAAAATTGACCAGTACATGAAAAACGAAGAGTATGACAAAGCCTCCGAAGTAATTGATATGCTGGCAAAAGCCGCACCCGGTTCAATGGAGCTGCTTGCAGAAGAGATAGGTCTTGCGGCAAAAAGAAACCAGATTGAGAAGATCGTGGAGATTAATGTAGAGGCCTGCAAGAAATATCCTTCTGATTATAATTTTGCTTACCTGGATGCGGCAATAAAGTATCAGAAAGAAAAAAGCAATCAGGATGCTGTTAATGTTCTTGAAGAGTTCATGAAGATAAATTACCATAACAGCGCCCTTTATACAATTGCCCAGTATTACCTTCAGGCATCGGATATAGCCAACTGGGATAAATACATGAACCTGCTGATTGAGTATGAACTGGCTTCTCCCGGCTATTATTACTCCAAAGCAAAAACATATTATTCCATGCGCCAGTACGACAAGGCTGAAGCTGAAATTATGAAGGCGCTGGAGTTATGTAATAACAGCTCACTTTACTGGAGCCAGCTTGGCGAAATTTACAGAATGAAAAATGAAAAGAGCCGGGCAATTGAAATGTTTAATAATGCCTTAACCTTCGACCCTTCTAATTATGAGGCGCGGGATATTATAAGGGATCTGCAGGGGAAGACTTCACTGTATCAGCATTTTGAACAGGACGATATAAATGAGCTGGTAAAGAATGCGCCGGCAAATAATGCTTACCCCAATGACGACGGCGTTGTTCTTTTGAACAGCATGAAAAGGCTCGTTTATGAAAGAGGTGCCTCAGAATCGACTGAGGAACTGCTGGTTAAGCTTTTTAACAAAAAAGGAATTGATACATATAAGGAGTACTGGGTTAACTATAATTCAGGCCAGCAGCTGATAGTGGAAAAAGCTGTTGTTATTAAAAAGGACGGAAGCGAAGTAAAAGCAGACGTTGAAGACAGCCATATTGTTTTTAAGTCGCTTGAGGAGAATGACTGCGTATACATAAAGTACCGCATAAAGAATGTTTTTGCGGGCATGCTGGCAAAGTATTACTGGGACTCATTTAATTTCAGCAGTTATTACCCGGTTAAAAAAGCAAGCTACAGTGTACTACTGGAGAACGATTCAGACTTCAAATACACTACTCAGAATATGAAAAATAAACCTGAGAAGAAGAAAACTGAAGACGGGACAATCTACAGCTGGGCGCTGAACGATCAGGAGGCATTAGCAGAAGAGTACGGCATGCCGGAACTCATTGATATCGGCAAGGTATTAACTATTTCAAACCTTCCCGACTGGAGTTTACTGGTTGACTGGTATTCGGACCTGACAAAGAATAAGACCAGGTCGAATTACGAAATAAAAGAACAGGTGAATAAACTCTTTGAAGGAAAAGCAGGGCTTTCGGAAGATGAAAAGATACAGATCATTTACGATTTCATTACAGAAAATATAAGGTACAGCAGCGTATCCTTCAGGCAGTCGGAATTGATTCCGCAGAGGGCAAGGGATGTTCTTGCCAGCAAAATTGGCGACTGCAAGGATGTAGCAACCTTATGCAAAGCCATGCTGAAGGAAGCGGGAATTAATTCTTATTATGTACTGCTCAGCACAAGCGGCAACGGAAGGTATGAGAATGTGCTGCCTTCAGTAATATTTAACCACTGCATACTGGCGGTGGAGACAAGCAAGGGTGAAAAATTTATTGACCTTACTGCAAACAATTATCCTGTTAACACTCTGCCTCTAATGGATCTGGACGCATTTTATCTTTTAATTAAGCCGGGAGTTACTTCGCCTGCAAGAATGCCTCAGAAAAGCCTGCAGGAGAGTATTTCTTCCAGGACTTCAACAGTAAGTTTTAATCCTGACGGAAGTATAAAAGTTAAATGCAATGTAAAGAAAACGGGCATAACGGGAGCTTCATACAGGGAATTATTCAGGTATATAGATAATACAGAGGCCAAGGAGAATATAACCAAGTCATTAAGCCAGTACTTCCCGAACTTAAAGCTTCTGGAATACAACTGCGGAAACCTGAATGAGTTTGAGGCACCGGCGGAGTACGATTATACATTTGAAACGCCCGACCTGGTAAGTGAAACAGGGGACTTTTCAATATTAAAGATGCCGTGGCTTGACCGTCTTAATCCTGATTACGGGTTTTCATATGAAAAGAGAAAATTCCCTTATAACCAAACCCCCGGCATCGGGAGTCTGACCGAAGAAGTCAGTGTTGTTCTGCCCGAGGGTTTTGAGCCGATGGATGCCAATAAGTCGGCCTCACTTACTTCTCCCTTTGCAGATTACACAATTGACATTGTATACCGCGACGGAGTTATACACGCAAAAAGGAGCATTACCTTTAAGAGCCAGTGTATTTCCACGGAAGATTATGCTGCCAGTAAGGATTTTTACAATAAAGTAATAAAAGAAGATTCAAAGCAGATACTGCTGAAAAAGAAGATATAGTGAAATGCCACATGGGGCAGTCCCAATATTCATTATTGCGGACTGCCCCTAAAAGGAAAATGAATGAATAAAATTTTCAAAGCATCGGACCTGTTTAACGTGCCGGACGGGACAAAGGTCGCTTCACTTTTCAGTTCAACAGACCTCTTAAGCAACGCTGCCGCCTCAAAGGAAAGCCTAAGTATTGCAATAGGCGAAATACCTCCGGGCACTAAATCCAAAATTCATGTTCATCCCGTGGTATCGCAGGTAACCTTTGTCCTGGACGGTGCAATATCCATCTATATGAAGGATAGATTTTCTTCTGAAAAATATAAGCTGGAGATGAAAAAAAGCGAGGCTGTACTTACACAGGAGGGGACATTCTTTCAGCTGGTAAATGAGTCGGACGACATCTGCCGGGTTATCTACATTGTAACGCCGGAGTTTTTATTTGAAGCTATTGATGGCGAGGTTACGTATAACGACGCAATTGTGCTGGAAGAGGATTGGGAAGATCTTGCACGGCTAAACTGGAATCCGCCGGAGCTGAAAAGTCTTAATGATGCGGCAGAAAGCAGGAAGAAAGCTTTGGAAAGGGTGCTGTTAAGAAAGAGTCCGGTAAGATAGAATCCTGGGGGTTAAAATCTTCTTCTTTCAAACGGTTTAATGCCGTTACTGCTCATGTGCTCAAGAGCTTTAATCATAATTCTGGCGCATGCCTCGGTATCTGAACCGGCCTCGTGGTGGTTTAAGGGAATGCCGAAATATTCGCACACGTTGTTTAATCGGGTGGGGCGTATATTCCAGAGCTCGCGCGAAATTTTAACCGTGCATCTGAAAGGGATTCCGGGGTAGTCGATATCATAGAGGCTGCAGCATGCCTTAAGGACACCCTCGTCGAAAGAGGAGTTATGGGCGGCAAGAAAATCCACTCCTTTGAACATTGGCCGAATATCGGGCCACAATTCTCCAAATGTCAGTTCATTTTTCACATCCTTCCATGTAATGCCATGAATGTCTGTAAAGACAAACCAGGGGCTAGGTGGCTTAATAAGGTGTGTTTGTCTTTCAACAACTTTATTATCCTCAACGCGTACAAGTCCAACTGCGCAGGCGCTGTCTCTTTTATAATTAGCGGTTTCAAAATCGATAGCCAGGAACTTCAAGGAGCCTCACATTTTTTTTGCGAAATATAAATCTTTTCAGGCATTTATGAAATGGCTTATTTAACGTGAAATCTGCTTTTGTGTTCGCTTTTAGAAAAGAGAATTCCTATTTTAATCTATTATCGGATTCATGGCCTGATGTTCTCTCAAAGTAAACTGCATACTTGTTCTGGTTTCACCATAAAATTATTTAACTTCAGGAGATGTAACATGAAAAAGATCTTTTTTGTCCTGTTAATCCTTGCCTCAGGTCTCTTTGCGCAGAGCAAACCTATTTCCGGCGAAACATTTACTGTTAGTTACAATCCGGCGCAGACAGCCGTGCTCGAACGCTCAGATGAGGTTACGCTTGTTTATGCTTTTGACTACTGGGGCAGGCAGGTAAGCGGACCCAATAATGCCTTCGATCTTTTCAGGAATGTGCAGAACCCGGATTCCGGAAGGTCATTTAAAGAGAAGATGACTAAAGAAGGTAACCTGTGGAAGGCTTCAATTAAAATACCTGAGGCGGCTTCACTCCTATCCTGGTATTTTACAGACGGAACTAAAAATGACGACAACAGGAGAAAAACATACGTCTCTTATGTCTACGACGGCAAAATGAAGCCTGTGAGGAACGCCAGATTCTCGAATGTGGATTTTATGGTCATGGCAGGGAAATCCCTGGATGAACAGATACGTGAGCTGGAGGCTGAAGTAAAGGACTTTCCGGATAACTTCACTGCAAGGTTTGCTTACCTTACAAAAAGGATGGCCAAAATAAATGATTACAGCAGCCTGCAGAAGGAAAGAAAGTTTTTCGAGAAATACTTTACAGATCTTAAAAAGAAATACAGCGATAATTACGATGTGCTTAACATTGAGGTAAGGACATACGACCAGTACATGTACTCTCTTGGAAGGATCTATAATAATGAATATATGGGTATTGACGTAATATATAAAGATCTGATCGGGAAAATACCTCCTGAAAAGATGAGTACCTATGTTAAACGCTCTTATGACAGAATTAAGAAAAATGAAGAGGGGCAGAAATTTGCAGAATCGATCGTGGGCAAGGACGCGCCGGAGTTTGAGTTTGAAACCATTAAGGGGGAGAAGATGAAGCTTTCCGACTTTAAGGGAAAATACGTTCTGCTCGATTTCTGGGGCACGTGGTGCGGCCCCTGCGTTGGCGAGATACCAAATCTTGTTAAGGCTTATAAGCAGTTTAAGGAGAAGGGTTTTGAAATTATAAGCATAAGCAGCGATTATATAAACGGGAAGAAAGATA
Proteins encoded in this region:
- a CDS encoding DUF3857 domain-containing protein; this translates as MSLKASVVFLLVLLSSHCFAENIKSKSLVDNAWKAWQKNDHELVRESFLNAIKEDPKNTHAYWGLAFMYSLEGKHQNAWETFKKALEIEPSPFPYLYPIMYSSSVYGKELANPEIVEWYKKLIENPDPMGILKAMAYERLGKYYVSKRNFEESEKYFKGINSINDWMLIGPFDNISASGYDKAYAPENEYAPGKTYSGQNGVPAKWIKLPMARRDRWIDFTRFYSQSNAVFYGNTFIYSPKKQRVQLRIGTSGFLRAFLNDALAIDIFEERNNDLDTYIAEVDLQEGWNRLLVKCGSAEITSCNFLVRITDDKGASVDGLKYSSEEQSYSRTNSANAKMVSNFAEDFFSEKVKTDPEEPENYMFLAESYLRNDKSVEAEMVLKEAIRKFPDCMLFYHKITEAYLRGKKNDEMETAYEKIFSTDKYIPDVLVYKIDQYMKNEEYDKASEVIDMLAKAAPGSMELLAEEIGLAAKRNQIEKIVEINVEACKKYPSDYNFAYLDAAIKYQKEKSNQDAVNVLEEFMKINYHNSALYTIAQYYLQASDIANWDKYMNLLIEYELASPGYYYSKAKTYYSMRQYDKAEAEIMKALELCNNSSLYWSQLGEIYRMKNEKSRAIEMFNNALTFDPSNYEARDIIRDLQGKTSLYQHFEQDDINELVKNAPANNAYPNDDGVVLLNSMKRLVYERGASESTEELLVKLFNKKGIDTYKEYWVNYNSGQQLIVEKAVVIKKDGSEVKADVEDSHIVFKSLEENDCVYIKYRIKNVFAGMLAKYYWDSFNFSSYYPVKKASYSVLLENDSDFKYTTQNMKNKPEKKKTEDGTIYSWALNDQEALAEEYGMPELIDIGKVLTISNLPDWSLLVDWYSDLTKNKTRSNYEIKEQVNKLFEGKAGLSEDEKIQIIYDFITENIRYSSVSFRQSELIPQRARDVLASKIGDCKDVATLCKAMLKEAGINSYYVLLSTSGNGRYENVLPSVIFNHCILAVETSKGEKFIDLTANNYPVNTLPLMDLDAFYLLIKPGVTSPARMPQKSLQESISSRTSTVSFNPDGSIKVKCNVKKTGITGASYRELFRYIDNTEAKENITKSLSQYFPNLKLLEYNCGNLNEFEAPAEYDYTFETPDLVSETGDFSILKMPWLDRLNPDYGFSYEKRKFPYNQTPGIGSLTEEVSVVLPEGFEPMDANKSASLTSPFADYTIDIVYRDGVIHAKRSITFKSQCISTEDYAASKDFYNKVIKEDSKQILLKKKI
- a CDS encoding cupredoxin family copper-binding protein, whose product is MAAFVILSLAAVGGCSKNDYSTSPAPQTGTPGGGNSGGGTNTSQVVMKSMAFSPANITVAAGTTVTWTNEDPYQHTVTSGTPGAPDGKFDSGLIGQNATFSYKFDTKGTFNYYCRPHQQVMKGTVTVQ
- a CDS encoding redoxin domain-containing protein, with amino-acid sequence MKKIFFVLLILASGLFAQSKPISGETFTVSYNPAQTAVLERSDEVTLVYAFDYWGRQVSGPNNAFDLFRNVQNPDSGRSFKEKMTKEGNLWKASIKIPEAASLLSWYFTDGTKNDDNRRKTYVSYVYDGKMKPVRNARFSNVDFMVMAGKSLDEQIRELEAEVKDFPDNFTARFAYLTKRMAKINDYSSLQKERKFFEKYFTDLKKKYSDNYDVLNIEVRTYDQYMYSLGRIYNNEYMGIDVIYKDLIGKIPPEKMSTYVKRSYDRIKKNEEGQKFAESIVGKDAPEFEFETIKGEKMKLSDFKGKYVLLDFWGTWCGPCVGEIPNLVKAYKQFKEKGFEIISISSDYINGKKDKDYLKKFTDEKEMGWNHVLDNGTIHQSYRINHWPTLYLVDKNGKVIRNENVLRGQNLEGTLKEVLE
- a CDS encoding 3'-5' exonuclease — its product is MKFLAIDFETANYKRDSACAVGLVRVEDNKVVERQTHLIKPPSPWFVFTDIHGITWKDVKNELTFGELWPDIRPMFKGVDFLAAHNSSFDEGVLKACCSLYDIDYPGIPFRCTVKISRELWNIRPTRLNNVCEYFGIPLNHHEAGSDTEACARIMIKALEHMSSNGIKPFERRRF
- a CDS encoding cupin domain-containing protein, with translation MNKIFKASDLFNVPDGTKVASLFSSTDLLSNAAASKESLSIAIGEIPPGTKSKIHVHPVVSQVTFVLDGAISIYMKDRFSSEKYKLEMKKSEAVLTQEGTFFQLVNESDDICRVIYIVTPEFLFEAIDGEVTYNDAIVLEEDWEDLARLNWNPPELKSLNDAAESRKKALERVLLRKSPVR